CGTGATAAATAACTTTGTCGACATGTTGGAATTTAGATATTACATCATCAGTGATGTCTTtcatacttatatatatatatatatatatatatatatatatatatatatatatatatatatatatatatatatatatatatatctatctgtAATTTCTGGTGACGGGCATGTCCCCATCACTGCGCCtataattttttgtgatatGTTTTTGGAGAAGAGGAGAAATGATGAACTTGGGAAGAGGGGGCAGGGGTAGGGTCAGAGACCCCTTCCCCTCCCCCTTCAGAGACTCTgttgtaaacagatagccatgatatgaccttgaattgctagtattacataagggtcactatgatatttatgtgtacctaggtactgcgcactgaatggtgttaatgataattaacagaatgaactctgtgaaacttgtagcactgcgtagtattcctaaatgatgttataaaaccaggtgaataatacgggcataataatatccaaattgagagtttaaaaacaagtgtcatatttAGCGATTCTGTGTTtgcaacgatagctctggtactctatactgagtcatgtattgtatattctatatattaacctttgtaaccttttatgccatgtatgaatgaacgtattatgagtaagtgatgcctcacactaggtgggggactccgagactcaggactcggagactcaaatcctgcatccGTACTCTTTGATTGGCGGTTTTGacagttttgttactttatttagaaataaaatatcagtcttaattttgaacactaaatgttcactcatgctCGTCGTAAATTGaccgaactagtcagaactgtccatcataagtaaaatgttttatatacccatgtaaaatgatgttgaacgGAGTCTTATACTCTTTACTTTGGACTGGTTTTAATTGTTGTAATtttaactatacgatcacgatTGTTAATAAACTATTGGCCAAAGAAGTACTGAACTTCGTAGTTTGAGTATCATCTCCAGGGGTAAACAAAGTTTGAAGGCTTACACTGGTCACATTAATGGTGAGGGACGGAATGCTGGTGTGGAGACTGAGGAATATGTTCCCTCCTCGGTTATTCATCCATCTGTTGAAAAGGCTCGAAACCCTAGTTATTTGAAAGCAGTGGGTGATTATGGGGAAAAGGACGAAGAATTTCCTGTGCCAAGTTTTGAGAGTGAATACAAGTCTCTTCCAGATCCCCACAAACCAGCTTTTAGAACTCGTAGTGCTCCGATGGTTGAAGATGAAGTGTTCTCTGATGACCAGCAAGAGCGAAGCCAGTCAATGAGACACTCTGAACCAAATCCAGCTCATCTGGATCAGGGTCAGTCCAACTCTGACCCTTCCAGACTAAACAAGGCTGAATCCAGAAAGAAACTCCAGGCGGGGGGGGGGCTGATTCTGAAAATAGACTCCAACATGGACCCCTTAGCTGGAATGTATAGTGCTCCATTAAAACCGACTCGTTCAGCAAGATCTCAGGGCAAGAATCGTAACAGTAGGAAGTCCAAGAGTACCACCGGGTGGTCCCCTCAGTCGAGTGTACTCAGTGTTCCGAGCGGGGAGGATGGGAAGAGCGTGATCAGCACAGGACCAATGTTGGATGACGAACAAGTCCTGGCTCTCACTCTGGACTTTGAGAAGGTTTCCACAGACGATGCCTCTCCACCAGTTAACCTTAACTGGCGTCGGAAAAGTCTACCCCCTAATCTCAGTCACTTGgaacaatttttacataagtCTGTAGATGATGAAAATGTGTAAGCAATTAGTCTGTAGACTATGAAGACTTGtaaacatttgttgatttttattatttttatttgtaatcaaACTGGTGCATTTTCTTTATTGATCTTTGTTGTAAACTCAGTTTTCATTCATAGTAATTTTTGTAGCATGTTAAGCAAATTTTGAAcctgttgaaatttttttttaaacaagtcaTACTGTAAAATCATGCTAGAAAATGCTTGAAATTTGAGGTTTGAATACTAGTATGTgggaaaatatttacatttttttatttgggacAATGTCTTTCTGCAGAATCTCTGTTATATATATGTCTTCGCAAGATAAAAGGTCTTGTATGtaaactgcaaaaaaaaaatcctccaTAAGTGTTTAAAATGGGTTAATGATCTGTGTTCCATTGAGAACAGGGTATTTCTGTCGGTGCTTGTGATTTTCTACTGTTATACTTAGTATATACCTTGGTAGTGTGTAATATGTGGTGGTGTGAAACATTTCCCCCTCAAGGacctgtatattttttattttttaccaggCTTACATTAGTTAGCCTTTAGTTTTTGTACTGTGCTTATACATGGTTTTATATACCCTCTTCAAATCAAGCCATCTTTGGACATTTGTTCAACATTTTgtgtatttcaattttgaaactTGAATGGAAAAAAAGGCTAAAGACTAGTCAAACTTAACACTACATATACagtattttatgcattttatattaaaatgtattttacacttACCCTATTCAGTTCAAGTAATGCAAAAGTCTGATATTCTGTTTAAAAATGGCAATTAAAccagccaatttttttttatgaagttattaGCCAATGTTTGAATCTAGAGCTATTCTCAACACAACACCCCCTCCCAATGATTGATTTATGAATGCAGACATTTTAAActggtatatatttattttagccATTAGAATTACGTGACACTTTATACAATCAGATCTCCATTTTGTTTTGAGATTCGTAATCAGTGCCTCATAATGGAAGCATAATCAAAATAATCCTCCTATCCTCTGTTGTGCTCTCTCACACAGTCACACACTAGCTTGtgttactacatgtaattagaCCTCAgtgcttttaaaaattcaccaaattttctttattatgaaGGTTAAGTTATTAGAGGGTAGTTCTGTAAACTTGAAAGTTATACCAGCACTGTAGTCCAGGaatttttctaaaatcaaattcaatataAGCGGCTGTCTTAGTAAATGAATGTGACCAATATTTATCTTGTTTCAAGTACTCtagtaaaaaaatcaaacttgtaAATGTATGAATCTTatatctgtatctttttaaaagtgttataAGGTTGACTGACAATATATTAAGGTATGTGATTACTGTACAATAATGATGTAATTGATTCATCTCAGAATTAATGTCAGGTTTTACTTTTCATAATGTGTTTCGATGTTTAGAATGAATagaataaaaacaatgaatCTCTAATGCTAtatttttactgtaattttatttaatctgaACTTCATCAAAAATGTTCATGTATCATGGAACATTTATCATTGATTTATTGAATCTCATTACCTTTAACCAAGATATTCAGAGATTATATATGATAGTCggcattttgcataaaaataatttaaggtATTATagaattaattgaaatattatatagaagaaaaaaaatttcactgaATGAATCGCTACGTTTGCTctgaaaatataattgtttccgctattttaaataatacatgCGTGCATActagattttgaatttttttatatgggATTTATTGCAAGACATTTTGCAACAAATTAACTTGCGAAACCAGTTGATTAACTGATTTCATTAGGTTTGGATCTTTTCGACACACATTTAAAAGATGTTTCTTTATTCAATAAACTACCGAGTAATGCCAAAACATATTAAGACCAGTTCTCTGTAACTATCAAAATAGGTTGGCCACgcatagagaaaaaaataaaattttatgacatatttttgTAAAGATAGGTCATTGATTGAGAAAtgtaaaattagtttttgataaTGGTCCTTTGTTGCTATGGAAACGGAGAACAAACTTCCGCCCTattgtcatttttgaaaaacgTGTATTCATGATGAAATGaagtgtttaaatatatttataagttttaaaaattgtcaaaacagtttttttctataaattgagttcaaaatgattaaattgcttaaattattttaatttcaaatctattatatatcatatttttaattccaaaattttttatatagggtaaattttgttggtttttaaagataaaaaataaaaatatcgcagccatttTAATATAGTGTGACAATTAAATATGAAAGACCAATATgtgaatattataaaacatataaattattgGTGGGCAAATAAAAGACGTAAAAGATATACAGAcctaaatgtttataaatattcaatatttgaaGCATTTCTTGATACCTAGTTACTCCCCTTTGATGAACTCTCTAGTGTCTGGAGGTGCAAATTGTAGTtgtaaacaaagtgttttgaCATTTCATCTGTCGTCTGTTGCGGTTGTTGGTGTTTACTTGAGGAGAAGAAGTCACAATGAAGAAAGAAGGTAATTTCCAGTTACAATTACGTATTCTTGAACACATTCCCATATTATCCTAGGTCTAATTTTGTtgcaaacataattttaaatttacttccCAAGGCAATCTCTGGTGTAATATGATTCTCCATATTTTATGatgaatttaataataaattataagaCAGGATTGTGCAACAATTATTCAATagattatattcaaataaaaccaGTTTTGAAggacaaaaaaaatatgacatcgaAAGAGAAAGATATTGCCTATACATGTAGGTCTATAATTGTGCAGTCTTTTACCGATACATACTACAAGTCTAACAAGTTCCCCTTTATGTATAATTTGAATAATGTTGGTTGCTTATTTTGTAAGATAAagttatcttcttttttttaaagtatttgcCATGCAAAATGAATGAGGAAAATAAGTGTGACATCGGGAGACAACTACAAGATTCCCTACAGTGTTCAGCTTCTAAAACACCTTTAATTAATCTTgatgaaaacattcaaattattattttagcagaaattttattaacaaaatctAATTTCACCAGTAAACTTAATATTTGTGTGGATCATAaagaaattattcttcaaaatgtATCAAAACGACAAAGGAGAAAAAGGTGTGGCATTGGAGATACACCTATTCTCAGGTTCCATCACCAAGGGAAGGGAGCAGATAGGCATGTTACAGCAGATATGTGTTCAAATATACATCAGTCCATTGGAGTTATTATTCCAGTTGGAACGCGTAAGtatcttgatacatgtatacaatatttGTCATTATCATGAAAAGCTGAAGATAATTTTCAAAACCacaaattatgtacatgtacaatgtatgtgttCTGTAttgttaatttgaataaatactAGGGGAATCCGTGATAGTCTTCACTCGTTCAACTTCTGTGAAGCTCAGGCCGGTAAAGGAGTGTGTGACAGAAAGGCATCGCATTTGAAATGTTCCATAAAGCGCTACATCAATGAGGGACATGATGTTACTTGTGCTACAGATATGAAAAGAGTAAGTTTTTGATCACCTTAGCAAAAGTAAACTTGAAGGTCTAGGATTATCTTTTTAAATCCAGACATTTGGTATGTCTGAAAACACTATTGCAATTTTGTAGGCTATAGATTCACAGCAACATGGACAGTACTTAGTGAAGGTTGTTAGCCCTACTGTGGTACTTGACGGAGACAAGCCCATCCGAAGTATTCCATCCATCacaaaatttcacaattttgtgtTTGATGCCCCTGGCCTCACTGTTTGGAAAGCTTTCGAGATTGGGACAGGTATATAGCCAAACCTTgaaagttaatacatgtactaacgaTAGGTTACTACTATAAATACTAGTTAGtactaataataaaatatatttagtatttacattggaaaatcaaaatcaaggtattacatgtattagttaagtaagaaaaatatttaatgtaaaagtttttcagtttgataattactttgatacattgtaatttttcaatttaaagaaaaaattgcttcTCTAAGAAAAGGGTAAAACATTTCTTAGATTCTCAgacaaattatacatgtagtgtttgatactacatgtacatgtatatatttaatttttttttttacaagaaaatgccactgttaattaacattttcatgtatatatagtttacatttccttattttcaggaAAACAGTATCCTTGGGATTTTCTCATCCAAGGTAAAATTAGCACAACCCCTCTTAGAGTTTTGTTTGATGCCGATCTTGTGGCCCCAGCAGATGTGGTGGAATCAGACACAGATTCTGATAAtggtatattataattatatatatatcaatctatatatttttattgataaatgtgaaaataaaagtacccattttacttaaaaataaaatatttatatttaacccATAGATAGTTTCATTGTAAAGGATGTTCAGTAACATTAAACTATCTTTCATTTAAGATGAAACAGACGAAGATGTACCAGACGTTGTACTTAAACAAAAGAAAGTGTTTGTTTGCCCAAAAGAAGGATGTATGAGCTCCTTCAGGACTTCGTCAAATCTTGATGCCCATCTTATTGTTGGTTGCAAAAATGATCATGCTGCATTGCGTTCCATGCCAGATAGGTGCAAGCTGAAGTATTGTTCAAAACTGAGCTCTGGAGCTTTCTCATCAGCTAATAGTCAGTTAATCTCAACAGAAGTAGAGGTTGATGACTATACCCCACCTTTGAAAGAAATGGGATGGGCACTCAAAGTCCATAAACCAAAAACGAGATTTACAGAAGACCAGAAACAGTTTTTATTGGATAAATTCAATGCTGGTAAAGTAACAGGAAGAAAAGAAGATCCATTAAAGGTGGCAGAGGAAATGAGAACAGAACAGAGAAATGGACAGAATCGATTCAGAAAGTCTGAATTCCTAACAAGCCAGCAGATTTCCAGTTTCTTTTCCAGAAATGGACTTaaggagaaaaaaaatggaCAGAGACAATGTATTGGCAGCGACAGAAGAGGAAAGattatttctgtttaaaaatgaaatcttgaAAGACCTTTCATAATATTCATGTCTTTTATTCAAATAGTAAACAGCTATATTTAAAAGTTCATCAAGAATATAATCTTGGTTGCTACTGTATGATCAAATTTTCTAAGATGCTTTCACAGAAGATATAATCACTTACTTTTAATGTTGTCATTTATTAGCTATGTTTACATTTGAGGAATTGTCATAGTATGCAGAATTATAAATCAGACCACTTTTGTAGAAGCACAATCTTGAGCTTGAACACTgatcattgtgatgtcataaaTATGAAGTCTTGACTTTAAGTCAAAGATGCGcctaaaaattaacattttgctTTAGTTTTGTTAATATAATCAATGCAACTGTAATTGTGAGTATtgtaacaaaattgattttacagAACAGAAAGGGTTTATTCTAGTGTACCTAGCAGTATATACTTTGTAATACCATTCTTATTTGTATTTCAGAGTACAAACTCTTGTCGGTAGTCATGatcgatacatgtatgttctaaATTCTACTGAGGTTTGGGTGTGTTCCAGATATACTTTACCATGcctttatatattattatattagatTTGTGTTTCAAACACTGTCATAGTTAGTCATATAACTGGTATGAAGCTTAACCTTGTTGAATTTATAGAAAGATTCTGTATGCTGCACTGTATGATCCATGAATGAAAGCTGTTATTTGGCAAAATGGTGAATCTAGGTTTGGGAGAGGGAGATGTTcaagaaaatttttattatacctttattcatgattatattttttagtGTGTGTTTTTAACACTGTCATAGCTGTTTTGATGTGAAGCTTAATCTTGTTGAATTAGAGTGTCAAAGATTTTGTATGCTGCACTACATGATCCATGTATGAAAACTGTTATTTCACATAATGGTGAATTcaggtgtggggggggggggggggtgctccagaattgttttattactgACACATTTATAAATGATTATTGTTTTGATCATTGCCTTAGATGTTCAAATGTGAAGCTTTACCTtgttgaattacatgtatttattgaaagatTCTGTATGACACACAAcgtgatacatgtatgaaaattgttacatgtatttggcatatacatgatttgggggggggggggttgttgttcCAGAATTATTCCATgaaaccttttatttataatcatattttttcaatgtatGTTTCAAATACTGTAATATTTGTTCAGCTGTAAAGCTTAAATTGGTTtcattattgttataaaaagaTTCTGTATGATGctacatgatacatgtatgaaatcttAAATTTGGCATATTGCCAATTTGACGATTTTTCATTTGGTTGCAAACAACATTTGTAATTATTTGCCCATGAATATTTctaatgattttcattttatgtagcCTCTAGTTTTAGATGATGTAAGTGATATTTCTTGATGATCCtgcatatttcttttattttgatccaacttgattcaattttttcatttttttttcaaaattttcaaaccctATTTTAGCAACTTTAGTACTTAGTATTacaatgtttcaaaatattcatgcaaaatataaaatatgtcaATCTAAAGTGTTGGTATAGtagtttcaaaaaatattagtaGTCAGAGTTCAGTATGATGCAGGGGTGTAAAACAAATCATGTAAGAAGCCTAGTTTTTACAAAATAGCTATGCAAAAAATCGGccattttggtcaaaaattttgCATTCCTGTTACCATGGTAACGGGAGAggctgagaaaaaaaaatggtcatGCATGTTAGTTTCAACCTAATATGATACCATGTGACAAGTTTCAAGAAATTCTGAGAGATGCTGTGGCCACCCTATTTTGAATATGTGTGATTTTTACAGAGAACTGGTCTTAagcagtttatatatatatattcttgcatgtcaacatagttatgttgcatgttgacataattattttGCATGCAGCATATTTACTTGCATGtagacatatttgatagaaaaataatttgcacacaaggggcaaaGATAACCATAAATAGTAGAACAGAATATGTTGACGAAGACGAGCGTCCCTTATCTTGATACAGAGAACGCTACAACTACGTACATGTCAGTCGTAAAGATAAGTTGataattttcaaagcatttaatgatagaggttacggtttttgaccgctaatgatataaatctgaaattatatcattagcggatggttaggttgttcgttaatgataaaattatatcattagtggtcaacaccctgaccactaatgcaacattatatcattagtggacgttgtatcattagaggttgctacaaagCTTATAAAGAAGATCCAGTCTGATTATGCGATGATACAATGAAGTTTTGAATATCTTTGGAACTTTGCTCGGCACAGTATCAGCTGTAAAAGACATCAAGTTCTGCCTtgaaccagagacataaataacatgttatttatgtctctgcttgAACAATTCTAAGTATTTAGATCACAACATCCTTGTGGCTCAAAAGAAGTCATAATAGGTGGCATGGTTCCAcgtttataattaatatataagagaatattatctaaaaaaataataatgaactCGATTAGtaattcataatataaaaacaagGTTTATTATGAAGTTTGATGTCTTTTTACCAAACATATTTAACCCCAGAACATATATACATACTAGTAATAAGACTAAATTAACAAACGAAGCGGGACTTTAACATATGAGGATTGACCATCTTTTAGTTGAATGTTTTACCGGTATTTCAGTAAGTCAACGCATGTTCATTATATCAATCATAATTCACTGATTTTGGATAATTTACAATGCAAATACACACCATATACAGTTTTTAAAGCAGTGGCTGCTATCGTTAGTCTTAACAGTTTACACTCTTGATGACTAAACAAGAAATCAtcttgacgcaagcgtcaaatgggccgcaaaaatataattataattgaatcattggttgtttacataaaaacacaccacaaagaataAAATAAGAGTTGGTTTAACTAATGTTTatggtaaatttaaatatactttcagcaacttgttttgaagtttagcattttactattatcataaagaatcgagttcgttactgtaagcatttctaacggtaattgtttgatcattgccatagtatgaggTAATGgaaaacacattgatttgtacaatacaaagttcaactcatcatttttctcctggagattatgtatttcaaaccattttttgttgcattgtattgaatgaaaacttaatgcattagtttatatgaatttaagggaccacatgataaaatagaaattgattagttcaaattttccagtcaattcaaattttcatttctgtcatatttttgcgtaaataattgatatggatgtcactTCATGATACTTTcgaccacattttacatggaaatataaaaaatacacacagaaagtcattttatttgacacggcacatagaaattcaaatatatcatttaatatgtaaaatttaatgacattcaggtctgtagtatttcaggtctttagtatgtcccgcataccagaattttccgaatagattatagtcgcGCCAAACACGtcaatctactaagtatgacctatttttcatttacgagtaaaacaaaaaatatgtgatattttttaaaaggcattaaacatatttcaacatgcaaatttacttttaattcataaaaatatatttataatatcaattctattaaaaaagaactatcccgcagaaacgcactaacaatatctaaatgtgtatcaaataacggaccgccttccggcggcccgtaataaggATTTTGTTGATGATAAGAAAAGTcttctttaatttgatatataagTTGGATCACAGGTAGGGGATGTTTTGTCGcatctttttttaatgttgttcCACAAGAGAGGAGGTTCGTAATCGTGAACTGGTTGGCACGGCCTGTCGAAAATAATGCCATTGCTGCATGTAACATATCCATGACACGTGTAGCAGGATTGGTAGTCTCCATCATCACGACCAGTACAGTTGTTAGTACAAActgtaaatataacaataaaatattgttaacacAAATCATATCAAGTTATAGAGGTTGTTTAATTGTCAGttaaatgcatgataatattaatcaaattgaaatattgaattcTAATGTACTTGCATGCTGAATAGATCAAAGTTGTATATCGAATtcgtgaaattttgaaatttttccgTGTCGATAGTTTTCTCCACCATATTTTCCAATCCAAACCTTTAgtagaaaacaaaaataactagAGCCACTGCAAGCAAGCTAAAAAATGACCCCCgcacagatatatatatacaaatacatatatatatatatatatatatatatatatatatatatatatatatatatatatatatatatatatatatgtaacgtAGCAGTACCGGGTGTATTTATAATTGGATTAAATAACGACTAAATAACTCAACCATTCGCAGAATAAGATATAAGACCTTTGTAAAGTTAAACGAACAATTTTATTAACGATTTCAACAAATGacaatttatattaatgaataaGTATGCAGCTTACACTCATCGTACACACatgaataaataatgaataataataataaaacaattaatggAGTCGCTGAATACActcaaaaaaaacccccataaAACAGACTacgaattttgaataaaaatcccAACccgaaaaatatattattttaatcaatgACGCATATTAATAGGGGACAAGTCATAGTTATATATAACTTGAGACTTGTTAAACCTAACAACAAGTTGTGCTGTATGAAATTTACAGGCTTGACTTGTTTAGGAAAAATGCAAAGGGACCGTAAATTTCAGGCATAATTTTTGGTACGGAtattaatcttaaaatttcaatgaaaaatttatgttttaaaaggcgttaaaaaaatccaaataataaATGAGACCTTTCGTTGAATCTCTCAACTATCGGACTCAAAATGAGAGAAAGAGTACAAACTTGTAGCATAGCTACGCTGCTTGTAtgaactaaaaataaaataaaattgaagagaaaatttaaataaataaaaaaaatacaatcatcTAGAGAGAAAAGAACTATAAAGTCTATAGACTAAAGTTCTTTCAATATACcgtaaaggactatattttgtcCTATAAACGGTTAATTcctatcaaaataataaataaaatattttaagactTCAAATA
This genomic window from Magallana gigas chromosome 5, xbMagGiga1.1, whole genome shotgun sequence contains:
- the LOC105348504 gene encoding uncharacterized protein, producing the protein MKRAIDSQQHGQYLVKVVSPTVVLDGDKPIRSIPSITKFHNFVFDAPGLTVWKAFEIGTGKQYPWDFLIQGKISTTPLRVLFDADLVAPADVVESDTDSDNDETDEDVPDVVLKQKKVFVCPKEGCMSSFRTSSNLDAHLIVGCKNDHAALRSMPDRCKLKYCSKLSSGAFSSANSQLISTEVEVDDYTPPLKEMGWALKVHKPKTRFTEDQKQFLLDKFNAGKVTGRKEDPLKVAEEMRTEQRNGQNRFRKSEFLTSQQISSFFSRNGLKEKKNGQRQCIGSDRRGKIISV